In the genome of Bacteroidales bacterium, one region contains:
- a CDS encoding T9SS type A sorting domain-containing protein: MKKLIILLVALVAMNGAMAQWPSSCDVTEELESYYQDDVKDIAAQWLFDIHSPDTALIDIPQWCQDTVWSGLAAISNRYDLPEVDSVFNKYCIHRVMGFINIRTIWVQLDPSCSWLNNWMNLQITTGVADLDTLLSNYNFTLNYFFANDHWGVLSTTEMINLYALCDSLGSFEDIANAEPDGWGGSAAWYDHIYFSDTAGIKYYTFQLGVGLAERYRWNFRVDTDCSVEFLGNGGSYCFELPEPINCNIFTNINENRKVSGCTIFPNPSTDKITISHPALTGISNLSIFNVSGEKVMERQLADNETQIDIGTLPRGVYFVRVQNEKMVEVGKIIRE, from the coding sequence ATGAAAAAGCTTATCATTTTATTGGTTGCGCTGGTTGCGATGAATGGCGCAATGGCACAATGGCCATCCAGTTGTGATGTAACTGAAGAACTTGAATCGTATTATCAGGATGATGTAAAAGACATCGCTGCACAATGGCTCTTCGACATCCACTCGCCTGATACTGCGCTGATCGATATCCCGCAGTGGTGCCAGGACACCGTCTGGAGCGGGTTGGCAGCCATTAGTAACCGCTATGACCTGCCTGAAGTGGATTCGGTCTTTAACAAATACTGTATTCATCGGGTGATGGGGTTCATTAACATCAGAACAATTTGGGTGCAGTTAGATCCATCCTGCAGTTGGCTGAACAACTGGATGAACCTGCAAATAACCACCGGGGTTGCTGATCTTGACACATTACTGTCAAACTATAATTTTACTCTAAACTATTTCTTTGCTAATGATCATTGGGGAGTACTTTCTACAACTGAAATGATAAATTTATATGCTTTATGCGACAGCCTCGGGTCATTCGAGGATATAGCTAATGCTGAGCCTGATGGATGGGGTGGCAGTGCTGCCTGGTATGATCATATTTATTTCAGCGATACAGCCGGCATCAAATATTATACTTTTCAGCTAGGTGTTGGGCTGGCCGAACGTTATCGCTGGAATTTTAGGGTAGACACGGATTGTTCTGTTGAATTTCTTGGAAACGGGGGCTCTTATTGCTTTGAGTTACCCGAACCAATAAACTGCAATATTTTTACAAACATCAATGAAAACAGAAAGGTATCAGGTTGTACTATATTCCCCAATCCTTCAACTGACAAGATCACCATTTCCCATCCTGCATTAACCGGCATTTCAAACCTTTCGATCTTTAATGTCAGCGGAGAAAAAGTAATGGAAAGGCAGCTAGCAGATAACGAAACCCAAATTGACATCGGTACCCTTCCGCGGGGAGTGTATTTTGTGAGAGTGCAAAATGAAAAAATGGTGGAGGTAGGAAAAATCATCAGGGAATAA
- a CDS encoding T9SS type A sorting domain-containing protein, with translation NPFGQSIHIEYRLDEDSPVTLTLFNQLGQAVEVLCNEYQTAGQHPAIWDASGFPSGIYLLQLKTGKQVITKKIIKQ, from the coding sequence CAACCCGTTCGGGCAATCCATCCACATCGAATACCGGCTCGACGAGGACAGCCCCGTTACCCTGACCCTCTTCAACCAGTTAGGTCAGGCCGTTGAAGTACTCTGCAATGAGTACCAGACAGCAGGTCAACATCCGGCAATATGGGACGCTTCAGGTTTCCCATCGGGAATTTATCTGCTTCAGCTAAAGACCGGCAAACAGGTCATCACAAAAAAGATCATCAAACAATGA